One genomic region from Thalassotalea sp. PS06 encodes:
- a CDS encoding CAP domain-containing protein, translating into MKIPAAFISIFSCLYCVCMVSLANPSAAQPQQCGNVPEAEALVTLIANDPQQQRPHLRCNGLLTKLALEKAKVMAERGLVMHNLNGSPNSHLRNGGYQLPNYYGGMMSNQVEAIAGGYSSAEQVWRAFKLSDAHRQHLLGELPFYREQDEIGVGFFLDENAPHVQYWVVYVSKGDSPDQQSEFTKEQIPNKSIFDPVLESDNNQEGF; encoded by the coding sequence ATGAAAATACCCGCAGCATTTATCTCTATCTTTTCCTGCCTTTACTGTGTATGCATGGTCTCTCTGGCCAATCCATCAGCAGCGCAACCGCAACAATGTGGCAATGTTCCGGAAGCGGAAGCTTTGGTGACATTAATCGCAAATGATCCTCAACAGCAGCGTCCTCATCTTCGTTGCAATGGATTATTAACAAAGCTGGCGTTAGAAAAAGCCAAGGTTATGGCTGAAAGAGGATTAGTGATGCATAACTTAAATGGTAGCCCTAACTCCCATCTTAGAAATGGCGGTTATCAGTTACCGAACTATTATGGGGGAATGATGAGTAATCAGGTAGAAGCCATCGCTGGTGGCTACAGCTCTGCGGAACAAGTCTGGCGAGCGTTTAAGCTATCTGATGCGCACCGCCAGCATTTGCTTGGCGAGTTACCGTTTTACCGGGAACAGGATGAAATTGGTGTCGGATTTTTCCTTGATGAGAATGCTCCTCATGTTCAGTACTGGGTGGTGTACGTGAGTAAAGGCGATAGTCCTGATCAACAAAGTGAATTTACCAAAGAGCAGATCCCCAATAAATCAATATTTGATCCTGTCTTAGAATCTGATAACAATCAGGAGGGTTTCTAA
- a CDS encoding cytochrome b/b6 domain-containing protein, giving the protein MSSNTVKIWDSFTRVYHLSQLILLALLWYTGEEGMFEWHFIAGFTLLALWLTRIFWGFAGSHTSRFVNFVKSPVTVFKAWRCNDIARPHVGHNPVGAYMVMALLLTLGLQLTTGLFSSDDVFSEGPLYAFVGEDTASFMVSWHKTLFDVLLVLIAIHALAGILHVIRGDNVIGAIITGRKKQKALPVNDNEIRFKNGLIAITVWLLLAAVVNYFGLNFSSY; this is encoded by the coding sequence ATGTCGAGTAATACTGTAAAAATCTGGGATAGTTTTACCCGAGTTTACCATCTGAGCCAGCTGATTTTGCTGGCTTTGCTTTGGTATACGGGTGAAGAAGGGATGTTCGAATGGCATTTTATTGCGGGTTTTACCCTGCTTGCACTTTGGCTAACCCGGATATTCTGGGGCTTTGCTGGCAGTCATACATCAAGGTTCGTTAACTTTGTTAAATCGCCGGTAACCGTATTTAAGGCCTGGCGCTGCAATGACATTGCCCGTCCACATGTTGGCCATAACCCGGTTGGCGCGTATATGGTTATGGCATTATTACTCACCTTAGGCTTACAGCTTACCACCGGATTGTTCAGCTCTGACGATGTATTCAGTGAAGGGCCACTGTATGCCTTTGTCGGTGAAGATACCGCGTCATTTATGGTGTCATGGCACAAAACCCTGTTTGATGTACTGCTGGTATTGATTGCTATTCATGCACTCGCTGGCATCTTACATGTTATCCGTGGCGATAATGTCATTGGCGCGATTATTACCGGTCGTAAGAAACAAAAAGCCTTGCCGGTAAATGACAATGAGATAAGGTTCAAGAATGGCCTGATTGCGATCACCGTGTGGTTACTGCTAGCCGCGGTGGTTAACTACTTTGGTCTGAACTTCTCTAGCTACTAA
- a CDS encoding cytochrome b562: MKKLLISSLICAVAFSSQAMANDVHPMCGETELADIMGDMKDNMKAYKKAMKAGDTEAMNAVVTDLLANIDKSDDLIPLQISDNKELSAEQQADFEKYQKGMAFLQGAVEELGKATNDDERKAALGKIGKASKQGHKAYKMDCED; encoded by the coding sequence ATGAAAAAGTTATTAATCTCCAGCTTAATTTGTGCGGTTGCATTTTCTTCACAAGCGATGGCAAACGACGTACACCCGATGTGCGGCGAAACCGAACTTGCTGACATCATGGGCGATATGAAAGACAACATGAAAGCTTATAAAAAAGCGATGAAAGCTGGCGATACTGAAGCGATGAACGCAGTAGTAACAGACCTACTTGCCAACATCGATAAAAGTGATGACTTAATCCCACTACAAATCTCAGATAACAAAGAGTTAAGCGCTGAACAGCAGGCTGACTTTGAAAAGTATCAAAAAGGTATGGCATTTTTACAAGGCGCGGTTGAAGAGCTAGGCAAAGCGACAAACGATGATGAGCGCAAAGCGGCACTAGGTAAAATAGGTAAAGCCAGTAAGCAAGGCCATAAAGCCTACAAAATGGATTGTGAAGACTAA
- the rnr gene encoding ribonuclease R encodes MKSKDPHFSREAQKYDKPIASREFLVSLIEEKGHPLTFVQICKLLSYKDETQKVALKRRLRAMENAGQLVFTKFKQYAKASEATIITGEIIGHRDGFGFLKPDEGDKDLFIPFHEMRNVIHGDIVEARVVEGVDNKGKQEVKILDVLVPRKEGIIGRLFVEHQTLVVVPEDARITHEIIIPQDKRGAARHGQMVIVDLLQRPSKRSSAIGKITEVLGDHMAPGMEIQVAIHQHDLPHTWSDELLAETSSLTEEVPESAKQGRIDLTKLPLVTIDGEDARDFDDAVYCQPNPSGGWRLWVAIADVSYYVRPGTALDGEAIKRGNSVYFPEQVIPMLPEVLSNGLCSLNPHVDRLCMVAEMTVSARGKLSGAKFYPALMRSHARFTYTKVAKILDGDVELREQYQAQVTDLENLHKLYHCLVQARRNRGAIEFETEEVRFIFNANRKIESVEPVVRNDAHKIIEECMILANVATAKFIEKHQKPGLFRVHDKPNEEKYGNLLGYLGELGIQLEKKKDPEPADFGDIIDKISERPDQELIQTMLLRSMKQAVYQAENIGHFGLALQSYAHFTSPIRRYPDLVVHRVIKSILEQQQNDKVNVGFYEYDLGQVTELGEHCSMTERRADEATRDVADFLKCEFMQDHVGDSFMGVIATVTNFGMFVRLQDFHIEGLVHISSLGQDFFHHDEVRMCLIGENSRVKYHVGDIIEVQVAAVNIDDKKIDLTIKDPVNGGKAKSKGKAKGLRRRTKPGAGGSNTTSQAKPTNSRGQADKDSANKPADKRGPKAKKGSVKKRRSRQGKNARKKTSK; translated from the coding sequence GTGAAATCCAAAGATCCCCACTTTAGCCGCGAGGCACAAAAATACGACAAGCCAATAGCCAGTCGAGAATTCCTGGTGTCTTTGATTGAAGAAAAAGGCCATCCGCTTACCTTTGTCCAGATATGTAAACTCCTGTCCTACAAAGACGAAACACAAAAAGTCGCCCTGAAAAGGCGATTGCGGGCGATGGAAAATGCCGGGCAATTGGTTTTTACCAAGTTTAAACAATATGCAAAAGCGAGTGAAGCCACGATTATTACCGGGGAAATTATCGGTCATCGTGATGGTTTTGGGTTCCTAAAGCCCGATGAAGGCGATAAAGATCTATTTATCCCATTCCACGAAATGCGCAATGTGATTCATGGCGATATCGTTGAAGCTCGTGTTGTTGAAGGTGTCGATAATAAGGGCAAGCAGGAAGTTAAAATCCTGGATGTATTAGTGCCGAGAAAAGAAGGCATTATCGGTCGTTTATTTGTTGAGCATCAGACTCTGGTTGTGGTTCCAGAAGATGCGCGAATAACTCACGAAATCATTATTCCCCAGGACAAACGTGGTGCCGCCCGACATGGCCAGATGGTGATCGTTGATTTATTACAACGGCCATCGAAACGTTCTTCTGCCATTGGTAAAATCACCGAAGTTCTGGGCGATCATATGGCCCCAGGGATGGAAATTCAGGTTGCCATTCATCAGCACGATTTACCCCATACCTGGAGTGATGAATTGCTGGCGGAAACCTCGAGCTTAACCGAAGAAGTACCTGAATCGGCAAAGCAGGGACGAATTGATTTAACCAAGCTACCCCTTGTCACCATCGATGGCGAAGATGCCCGCGATTTTGATGATGCGGTTTATTGTCAGCCGAATCCATCAGGCGGTTGGCGATTGTGGGTTGCTATCGCTGATGTCAGTTATTACGTTCGCCCAGGGACGGCTTTAGATGGTGAAGCCATAAAGCGCGGTAACTCGGTATATTTCCCGGAGCAGGTGATCCCGATGCTGCCGGAAGTGTTATCAAATGGATTATGTTCGTTAAATCCTCATGTTGACCGCTTATGTATGGTTGCTGAAATGACGGTGAGTGCGCGTGGTAAGTTATCCGGCGCGAAATTTTATCCTGCATTAATGCGCTCCCATGCACGTTTCACCTATACCAAAGTGGCGAAGATTTTAGATGGTGATGTTGAGCTTCGAGAGCAATATCAGGCCCAGGTAACAGATTTAGAAAATCTGCATAAGCTTTATCATTGCTTAGTACAAGCTCGCCGTAATCGTGGTGCTATCGAATTTGAAACTGAAGAAGTTCGCTTTATCTTTAATGCTAATCGCAAGATTGAATCGGTTGAACCTGTGGTTCGTAACGATGCTCACAAAATCATTGAAGAGTGCATGATTCTGGCCAACGTTGCGACTGCCAAGTTTATTGAAAAACATCAAAAACCCGGGTTGTTCCGGGTTCATGACAAGCCCAATGAAGAAAAATACGGCAATTTACTAGGTTATCTGGGCGAGCTCGGCATTCAACTGGAGAAAAAGAAAGACCCAGAGCCGGCGGATTTTGGCGATATCATTGATAAAATTAGTGAACGCCCGGACCAGGAACTGATTCAAACCATGTTGCTGCGCTCGATGAAGCAGGCCGTTTATCAGGCGGAAAATATTGGTCATTTTGGTTTAGCCCTACAGTCCTATGCCCATTTCACCTCACCGATCCGACGGTATCCGGATTTAGTCGTGCACAGAGTGATCAAATCGATTCTGGAACAACAACAAAACGATAAGGTTAATGTCGGTTTTTACGAATATGACTTGGGGCAGGTGACTGAGCTAGGTGAACACTGTTCGATGACAGAGCGTCGTGCCGATGAAGCCACCCGTGACGTAGCAGACTTCTTAAAATGTGAGTTTATGCAAGATCACGTCGGTGATTCATTCATGGGTGTTATTGCTACGGTGACTAATTTTGGTATGTTTGTACGGCTCCAGGACTTTCACATTGAGGGGCTGGTACATATTAGCTCTTTAGGTCAGGACTTTTTCCATCATGATGAAGTGCGGATGTGTTTGATTGGCGAAAATAGCCGGGTCAAGTATCATGTCGGTGATATTATCGAAGTGCAGGTGGCAGCGGTTAATATTGACGATAAAAAAATTGATTTAACCATTAAAGATCCCGTTAATGGCGGTAAGGCCAAATCAAAAGGCAAAGCCAAAGGTCTGCGACGTCGGACTAAGCCGGGGGCGGGTGGTTCAAATACGACCTCTCAAGCCAAACCAACAAACTCCAGAGGGCAAGCAGATAAGGATTCTGCGAATAAACCCGCAGATAAACGAGGACCAAAGGCCAAAAAAGGCAGTGTAAAAAAACGCCGAAGTCGCCAGGGAAAAAATGCTCGCAAGAAGACGTCGAAATAA
- the rlmB gene encoding 23S rRNA (guanosine(2251)-2'-O)-methyltransferase RlmB, with product MAKHDELVFGIHAVNALIKRAPERFIEIWFLKGREDERLLPIINLARKYGVSVQFVHRKALDDKSQGEQHQGVIARVKPGKTYTENDLDAIIENAKQSGKNPFLLILDGVTDPHNLGACLRNADAAGVDAIVVPKDNAARITSTVRKVAVGAAETIPLVQVTNLARSMKAMQELGVWLVGTAGEAQQSIYDCKLTGPIALVMGAEGKGMRRLTRETCDELVKLPMAGAVSSLNVSVACGICLFEIVRQNLSS from the coding sequence ATGGCAAAACACGACGAACTTGTCTTCGGTATCCATGCCGTAAACGCGTTAATTAAACGCGCACCAGAGCGGTTTATTGAAATCTGGTTTTTAAAAGGCCGCGAAGATGAGCGCCTGCTGCCGATTATTAACCTGGCGCGCAAATATGGTGTGTCAGTGCAGTTTGTGCACCGTAAAGCGCTTGATGATAAAAGCCAGGGAGAGCAGCATCAGGGAGTCATTGCTCGGGTAAAACCCGGTAAGACATACACCGAAAACGATCTGGACGCTATTATTGAAAACGCTAAGCAATCGGGAAAGAATCCTTTTCTACTAATTCTTGATGGGGTTACCGATCCGCATAATCTCGGTGCTTGTTTGCGTAATGCCGATGCCGCTGGTGTCGATGCTATTGTTGTTCCAAAAGATAACGCTGCACGCATTACTTCCACAGTAAGAAAAGTCGCCGTAGGCGCCGCCGAAACAATTCCGTTGGTACAGGTAACGAACTTAGCCCGCTCAATGAAAGCCATGCAGGAACTTGGTGTCTGGTTAGTGGGTACTGCCGGAGAAGCACAACAATCGATTTATGATTGCAAACTTACCGGCCCAATTGCCTTAGTGATGGGAGCTGAAGGTAAAGGCATGCGCCGACTGACTCGAGAAACCTGTGATGAGTTGGTAAAACTCCCTATGGCTGGGGCGGTTTCAAGCTTAAATGTTTCCGTTGCCTGTGGTATCTGCCTATTTGAGATTGTTCGCCAGAATCTAAGTTCATAA
- a CDS encoding DUF2235 domain-containing protein, which produces MANIIICADGTWNRPEEDLQKDFPTNVLKLARAISPGSSENKQHVFYDWGLGSYHNSAGAGATGAGIHKNILDGYRYIVQNYAEGDQIYLFGFSRGAYTVRALSGLINNCGILKRQHANRISEAWQIYKSPVDKNNPKGDHAKAFFNDYCHPSKHIHFVGVWDTVGALGIPFSFMGLFESHDEFYDTKMGSNISFARHALAIDEKRQDFEPTVWVPRPGVDLKQVWFAGVHSDVGGSYPPEKDTGRVAADTPLAWMLKEAQATGLELEPHINEELTDGTLAPIHRSRKHVYRVKKPLDRPLLIADKPTLIHPSVKSRYESDSSYRPPQLQKLVEDLGWDALPVGE; this is translated from the coding sequence ATGGCAAACATTATTATCTGTGCTGATGGTACCTGGAATCGACCTGAAGAAGACTTGCAAAAAGACTTCCCTACCAACGTATTAAAACTGGCACGAGCAATTTCTCCGGGTAGCAGTGAAAATAAACAACACGTATTCTATGACTGGGGTCTGGGTTCCTATCACAACTCTGCCGGCGCGGGCGCAACTGGCGCAGGTATCCATAAAAACATTCTCGATGGTTATCGTTATATCGTGCAAAACTACGCGGAAGGTGACCAGATTTATCTGTTTGGCTTTAGCCGTGGTGCCTATACGGTAAGAGCATTAAGTGGATTAATAAACAATTGTGGAATTTTAAAGCGCCAACACGCAAACCGTATTAGTGAGGCCTGGCAAATCTATAAAAGCCCGGTCGATAAAAACAATCCAAAAGGCGACCACGCCAAAGCTTTCTTTAATGATTACTGCCATCCATCAAAACATATCCACTTCGTTGGTGTCTGGGACACCGTCGGAGCCTTAGGGATCCCGTTTAGCTTCATGGGCTTATTTGAAAGTCATGATGAGTTTTACGATACCAAGATGGGATCGAACATTAGTTTTGCCCGCCACGCCCTGGCAATCGATGAGAAACGTCAGGATTTTGAGCCTACGGTTTGGGTACCAAGACCAGGCGTTGATTTAAAACAGGTTTGGTTTGCCGGAGTGCACTCTGATGTAGGCGGTTCTTATCCGCCTGAGAAAGATACGGGGCGGGTGGCCGCAGATACGCCTCTAGCCTGGATGTTAAAAGAGGCACAAGCAACGGGTCTTGAGCTTGAACCTCATATCAATGAAGAATTAACCGATGGTACTCTGGCTCCCATTCACCGTTCTCGAAAGCATGTGTATCGGGTAAAGAAACCCTTAGACAGGCCCTTGCTAATTGCTGATAAGCCAACCTTGATTCATCCTAGTGTAAAGTCGCGCTATGAAAGCGACAGCAGCTATCGTCCGCCGCAATTGCAAAAGCTGGTTGAAGACTTGGGCTGGGATGCATTACCTGTTGGGGAATAG
- a CDS encoding ankyrin repeat domain-containing protein, which produces MNFIFKLDSRLITKTHACLAIALLSLSFISEGTSLKPEQINLVNPPLDSIQKTSWNGYPILIHRRTPAQLKLIQESFENTPDKRDRFTYYQSIARVRGNEFASAIRQFTEQYITENNVYMSENPEFGIYSMSSPILGCSVSKTDGGFMDPCNGVSFDYAGKVDNHSGYSNLRLMVPPHKIIDNRLVFIDDFEGVEIIDFTPDILAMNVPDITKALYAVDWERLDILKSIVESSPEVVTETNSHGSNLLHASAAHETTLEYLLSLNKINVNTINESGYSPLLLAVMIGNYRNAKTLLNHGATIESYSLGGRTAASLYEYLTVERNHSPARADKIIAELKK; this is translated from the coding sequence ATGAATTTTATTTTTAAATTGGACTCTAGACTAATTACTAAAACGCATGCCTGCTTAGCTATCGCGCTATTATCACTTTCCTTTATTTCTGAAGGGACTTCCCTAAAACCAGAACAGATAAATTTAGTAAATCCACCCTTAGATTCAATACAGAAAACTTCTTGGAACGGATACCCTATACTGATTCATCGAAGAACTCCGGCACAATTAAAATTAATTCAGGAGTCTTTTGAAAACACTCCAGATAAGCGTGACCGTTTTACTTATTATCAATCTATTGCAAGGGTACGGGGCAATGAATTTGCTAGCGCGATTCGTCAGTTCACAGAACAATATATAACAGAGAATAATGTTTACATGAGCGAGAACCCTGAATTTGGAATTTATAGTATGTCCAGCCCCATATTAGGCTGTTCTGTTTCCAAAACAGACGGTGGCTTTATGGACCCATGTAATGGTGTTAGCTTTGATTATGCGGGCAAGGTTGATAATCACTCTGGTTACAGCAATCTGAGGCTTATGGTGCCTCCACATAAGATAATCGATAATCGTTTGGTTTTTATAGATGATTTTGAAGGGGTGGAAATTATCGATTTTACTCCGGATATTTTGGCTATGAATGTTCCCGATATTACCAAGGCCCTTTACGCTGTTGACTGGGAACGTTTAGACATTTTAAAGTCGATCGTTGAATCGTCCCCAGAAGTTGTAACTGAAACAAATTCTCATGGTTCCAATTTACTACATGCGTCTGCTGCCCATGAGACCACGCTCGAATATCTCCTTAGTCTCAATAAAATCAATGTGAATACAATTAACGAATCTGGCTATTCACCTCTTTTACTAGCTGTAATGATCGGCAACTATAGGAATGCGAAAACGCTGCTGAATCATGGAGCAACGATTGAAAGCTACTCTTTGGGTGGCAGAACGGCGGCTTCGTTATATGAATATTTAACCGTTGAAAGGAATCATTCACCTGCACGCGCAGACAAAATTATCGCCGAGTTAAAGAAATAA
- a CDS encoding energy transducer TonB has product MKIIIKTGLLSAFLLLSGCQTTSEKTSSVSPVIANAIENRDEIKPVVHIEAMYPKDAFEQNIEGYCRVSFDIKLNESSKPHNIEVLECSPKGVFEQSCINAVKKWFFIATSETESPKGLITTCKFELSS; this is encoded by the coding sequence GTGAAAATAATTATAAAAACAGGGTTACTTTCAGCCTTTTTACTACTCTCAGGGTGTCAAACAACATCTGAGAAAACAAGCAGTGTTTCTCCTGTGATTGCGAACGCAATTGAGAATAGAGATGAGATAAAGCCAGTCGTACATATTGAAGCAATGTATCCGAAAGATGCTTTTGAACAAAACATAGAAGGATATTGCCGTGTCTCTTTCGATATTAAGCTTAATGAATCGAGTAAACCGCATAATATAGAAGTTTTAGAATGCTCGCCAAAAGGCGTATTCGAACAGAGCTGCATAAATGCTGTGAAAAAGTGGTTCTTCATTGCCACAAGTGAAACCGAGTCTCCTAAGGGGCTAATTACCACATGCAAATTTGAACTAAGTTCATAA
- the rpsF gene encoding 30S ribosomal protein S6: MRHYEIVFMVHPDQSEQVTGMIQRYTDLIKGAEGQIHRLEDWGRRQLAYPINKLHKAHYVLMNVEAPQAVIDELETSFRYNDVVIRNMIMRTKGAVSEASPMAKEDRRDERREAKKK; encoded by the coding sequence ATGCGTCATTACGAAATCGTATTTATGGTTCACCCTGATCAGAGTGAACAAGTTACTGGTATGATCCAACGTTATACCGACCTGATCAAAGGCGCTGAAGGCCAGATCCACCGTCTAGAAGACTGGGGTCGTCGTCAGTTAGCTTACCCAATCAACAAGCTGCACAAAGCTCACTACGTTCTTATGAACGTTGAAGCTCCACAAGCTGTGATTGATGAATTAGAAACTTCTTTCCGTTATAACGACGTTGTTATTCGTAACATGATCATGCGCACTAAAGGCGCGGTATCTGAAGCCTCTCCAATGGCTAAAGAAGACCGTCGCGATGAGCGCCGCGAAGCTAAAAAGAAGTGA
- the priB gene encoding primosomal replication protein N: MTDNCLELTGEVVKPPKLSTSPAGIHHCQFVIDHKSVQTEDGLTRNAFVRMQVVATGQWSQSLTRDLTAGCNVKIRGFINRHESRNGNPILVLHAQQIEMIN; the protein is encoded by the coding sequence GTGACTGATAATTGTCTTGAGTTGACAGGTGAGGTGGTTAAACCACCAAAGTTATCAACCAGCCCCGCCGGGATTCATCATTGTCAATTTGTGATTGACCACAAATCAGTGCAAACAGAAGATGGCTTAACCCGTAACGCATTTGTCAGAATGCAGGTGGTGGCAACGGGACAATGGTCACAAAGCTTAACTCGTGATTTAACTGCAGGCTGTAACGTAAAAATTCGTGGCTTTATTAATCGCCATGAAAGCCGAAATGGCAATCCCATTCTGGTGTTACATGCCCAACAGATTGAAATGATTAATTAG
- the rpsR gene encoding 30S ribosomal protein S18 has product MSRFFRRRKFCRFSAEGVSEIDYKDIATLKNYITESGKIVPSRITGTSAKYQRQLGRAIKRARYLSLLPYTDLHK; this is encoded by the coding sequence ATGTCTCGTTTCTTTAGACGTCGTAAGTTCTGTCGCTTCAGCGCAGAAGGCGTAAGCGAAATCGATTACAAAGATATCGCAACGTTGAAAAACTATATCACTGAAAGTGGTAAAATCGTTCCTAGCCGTATCACTGGTACTTCAGCTAAGTATCAACGTCAACTTGGTCGTGCGATCAAGCGTGCTCGTTACTTATCTCTATTACCATATACTGATCTTCACAAGTAA
- the rplI gene encoding 50S ribosomal protein L9 encodes MEVILLDKIAKLGGLGDQVTVKSGYARNYLLPKGKAVIASKANVEHFEARRAELEKQLGEVLAAAEARAAKLNELAEVTIASKAGDEGKLFGSIGTRDIADAITEAGVEVTKAEVRLPLGTIRETGEFEIAIHLHADVDTAIKLVVIPEA; translated from the coding sequence ATGGAAGTAATTCTTCTAGATAAAATCGCCAAATTAGGCGGCCTGGGTGATCAGGTAACTGTTAAGTCTGGATATGCACGTAACTACCTTCTACCTAAAGGTAAGGCTGTTATTGCATCAAAAGCTAACGTTGAACACTTCGAAGCACGTCGTGCTGAACTTGAAAAGCAATTAGGTGAAGTTTTAGCTGCTGCTGAAGCTCGCGCTGCTAAGCTTAACGAACTAGCTGAAGTGACTATCGCTTCAAAAGCTGGTGACGAAGGTAAGCTTTTCGGTTCTATCGGTACTCGTGACATCGCTGACGCGATCACTGAAGCTGGCGTAGAAGTAACTAAAGCTGAAGTTCGTTTGCCTCTAGGTACAATCCGTGAAACTGGTGAGTTCGAAATCGCAATTCACTTACACGCGGACGTTGACACTGCTATCAAGCTAGTTGTTATCCCAGAAGCATAA
- a CDS encoding 1-aminocyclopropane-1-carboxylate deaminase/D-cysteine desulfhydrase, translating to MSFDLTLPSPIQTLSHPLLEQKSIKVWIKRDDLIHPVLSGNKWRKLVANVEHCKDNNIKRIISFGGAYSNHIHALAYVGMQFGIKTTGIIRGESHYADNYTLRWARHWGMELEFVDRKTYRLRDDAEYVAQLQQRFPNAVIIPEGGSNDLALNGVGNIIRELADQVDYQYLLCPVGSGGTIAGLINAADNKKTIIGISALKQDGYLNDQVTELIGDKVTGAKWEIRNDYHCGGYGKFKPQHLQQMIELKDQLNIPLEPVYSGKMMLGFLDLLRNDKFPPGSRIVLLHTGGLQGLGGMAERGLIDGKQWPIPELPAAD from the coding sequence GTGTCATTCGATCTGACATTGCCTTCGCCGATTCAGACTCTTTCGCATCCTTTGCTGGAACAAAAATCCATTAAGGTCTGGATAAAACGGGATGATTTAATCCACCCTGTCCTTTCAGGCAATAAATGGCGCAAATTAGTCGCTAATGTCGAACACTGTAAAGACAACAATATAAAACGCATCATAAGTTTTGGTGGTGCATATTCTAACCATATACATGCTCTGGCTTACGTTGGTATGCAATTTGGGATTAAGACCACGGGCATCATTCGGGGTGAATCACATTACGCCGATAACTATACGCTGCGCTGGGCCAGGCACTGGGGGATGGAACTGGAGTTTGTCGACCGTAAAACTTATCGCCTCAGAGATGATGCTGAATATGTTGCGCAGTTGCAGCAGCGTTTCCCAAATGCGGTGATTATCCCAGAGGGAGGCAGTAATGATCTTGCGCTCAATGGCGTTGGTAACATCATTAGAGAATTGGCAGATCAGGTAGACTACCAATATCTGCTTTGCCCGGTTGGCAGCGGTGGCACTATTGCCGGCCTTATTAACGCTGCTGACAACAAGAAAACGATAATTGGCATCAGTGCCTTAAAACAAGATGGTTATCTCAATGATCAGGTAACTGAGTTAATTGGTGACAAGGTTACTGGTGCAAAATGGGAAATTCGAAACGACTATCACTGTGGCGGTTATGGCAAATTTAAACCCCAGCATTTACAGCAAATGATTGAGCTAAAAGATCAGTTAAATATCCCTCTTGAGCCGGTTTATTCCGGAAAAATGATGCTCGGCTTTTTGGATTTGCTACGAAACGATAAGTTTCCCCCTGGCAGTCGCATTGTTTTACTGCACACAGGAGGCTTGCAGGGCCTTGGCGGAATGGCTGAACGCGGATTGATTGATGGCAAGCAATGGCCGATTCCTGAATTGCCTGCGGCAGATTAG